The Longimicrobium sp. genome includes a window with the following:
- a CDS encoding zinc-binding dehydrogenase has protein sequence MVRATFPFDKMAEAHRLMESRRSVGKIVVRV, from the coding sequence GTGGTGAGGGCGACTTTCCCTTTCGACAAGATGGCCGAGGCGCATCGGCTCATGGAGTCGCGGCGGAGCGTGGGGAAGATCGTGGTGCGGGTGTGA
- a CDS encoding cellulase family glycosylhydrolase, whose amino-acid sequence MFPRYSAEDLRSLAAWGANYVNLSVPGPYGERLTGRPRRYHPDSRVWQSLDSMVAWSERVGLKVVISFRTGPGRSEFVFDPSEEPKITDLWQRAEAESTWVRMWAEAATRYRGRPSVVGYDLMVEPLLGPDNPRRVPSERWYRLARRIVRAIRRVDSTTPILVSVASGGDPEALRGLPLDSFDVYRDRLVFTIHLYAPNDYVYGESADADFECPGPSSDTPVPPGPLPPDVLRALDTMYDSIAAWKRDTGAPLAVNEFGVHRWQPGAEAFLERHFERLEELGVNHALWLWDPAKCLGWDEMNYRHGPNPRNHVDAPGNRLEAVIRRGWSGRADVGRGRS is encoded by the coding sequence GTGTTCCCGCGATACTCGGCGGAGGACCTGCGCTCCCTTGCGGCCTGGGGCGCCAATTACGTGAATCTCTCCGTCCCAGGCCCGTACGGTGAGCGGCTGACCGGACGCCCGCGGCGGTATCACCCCGACTCCCGGGTCTGGCAGTCGCTGGACTCGATGGTTGCGTGGTCGGAGCGCGTTGGCCTGAAGGTGGTGATCTCGTTCCGTACGGGGCCCGGCCGCAGCGAATTCGTATTCGACCCTTCGGAGGAGCCGAAGATCACGGACCTGTGGCAGAGAGCCGAGGCGGAATCCACGTGGGTCCGGATGTGGGCGGAAGCCGCGACCAGGTACCGTGGCCGCCCATCTGTCGTGGGATACGACCTGATGGTGGAGCCTCTGCTGGGTCCGGACAATCCGCGCCGTGTGCCCAGCGAGCGGTGGTATCGGCTCGCTCGACGGATAGTGCGCGCGATTCGGCGCGTAGACTCCACCACCCCCATTCTCGTCAGCGTGGCGTCCGGCGGGGATCCGGAAGCACTGCGGGGGCTCCCCCTGGATTCATTCGACGTGTACCGGGACCGTCTCGTCTTCACGATCCACCTGTACGCGCCGAACGACTACGTCTACGGCGAGTCGGCCGATGCCGACTTCGAGTGTCCAGGCCCATCGTCGGACACCCCTGTCCCGCCGGGACCGCTGCCTCCGGATGTGCTTCGTGCGCTCGACACCATGTACGACAGCATCGCCGCATGGAAACGCGACACCGGAGCTCCACTGGCCGTCAACGAGTTCGGTGTACACCGGTGGCAGCCGGGAGCGGAGGCTTTCCTGGAGCGACACTTCGAGCGCCTGGAAGAGCTCGGTGTCAATCACGCGCTGTGGCTATGGGACCCGGCAAAATGCCTTGGCTGGGACGAGATGAATTACCGTCATGGGCCGAACCCAAGGAACCACGTAGACGCGCCGGGGAACCGGCTGGAGGCGGTGATCAGGAGAGGCTGGAGCGGACGTGCGGACGTCGGGCGTGGGAGGAGTTGA
- a CDS encoding zinc-binding dehydrogenase, whose protein sequence is MRAIVLDRHGGPRVLRVREVPDPAPGAGEVRVRVAAVGVNYAEILSRKGLYGWAPPMPYTLGMEAAGTIDALGAGVEGRAAGERVVVGAQHGAYAEKVVVPERQALPAIPGFSTEENAAFPVNYLTAWVALMEMARLRPTDRVLVTAAAGGVGTAAVQLAARFGCAVVGLAGSDAKLEAIRALGAEQAVNYRRPGFEERLRAAAGPGRFDVALEVVGGEVFRAVWPVLAPFGRVVVAGFASLALQRWNPLSWLRTWRDLPRADIRSLAPASHGLLATHIGYLLDDPPRLARVWEELTAFVAAHGIRPVVGATFSFDDMAGAHRLMESRRSVGKIVVRV, encoded by the coding sequence ATGAGGGCGATCGTCCTGGACCGGCACGGCGGCCCCAGGGTGCTGCGCGTGCGCGAGGTCCCCGACCCGGCGCCCGGCGCGGGCGAGGTCCGGGTGCGCGTCGCGGCGGTCGGCGTGAACTACGCCGAGATCCTCTCCCGCAAGGGCCTCTACGGCTGGGCGCCGCCGATGCCGTACACGCTGGGGATGGAGGCGGCCGGCACGATCGACGCGCTCGGCGCTGGCGTCGAGGGGCGCGCGGCCGGCGAACGGGTCGTCGTCGGCGCGCAGCACGGGGCGTACGCGGAGAAGGTGGTGGTGCCGGAGCGGCAGGCGCTCCCCGCCATCCCCGGCTTCTCGACCGAGGAGAACGCCGCGTTCCCCGTGAACTACCTCACCGCGTGGGTCGCGCTGATGGAGATGGCGCGGCTCCGCCCCACCGACCGCGTCCTGGTCACCGCCGCCGCCGGGGGCGTGGGCACCGCGGCTGTCCAGCTCGCCGCCCGCTTCGGCTGCGCCGTGGTGGGCCTGGCCGGGAGCGACGCGAAGCTCGAGGCGATCCGCGCGCTCGGCGCCGAGCAGGCGGTGAACTACCGCCGCCCCGGCTTCGAGGAGCGTCTCCGGGCGGCCGCCGGCCCGGGCCGCTTCGACGTGGCGCTGGAGGTGGTCGGCGGCGAGGTCTTCCGCGCCGTCTGGCCGGTGCTCGCCCCGTTCGGCCGGGTGGTGGTCGCCGGCTTCGCGAGCCTGGCGCTGCAGCGGTGGAACCCGCTCTCCTGGCTGCGCACCTGGCGCGACCTCCCCAGGGCCGACATCCGCTCCCTCGCGCCGGCGTCGCACGGCCTCCTGGCGACGCACATCGGCTACCTCCTCGACGACCCGCCGCGGCTCGCGCGGGTGTGGGAGGAGCTGACGGCGTTCGTCGCGGCGCACGGGATCCGGCCGGTGGTGGGAGCGACCTTCTCCTTCGACGACATGGCCGGGGCGCACCGGCTCATGGAGTCGCGGCGGAGCGTGGGGAAGATCGTGGTGCGGGTGTGA
- a CDS encoding type II toxin-antitoxin system RelE/ParE family toxin encodes MAHRVIWAASAQTNLESITRYIAEDSPRRAEIVASKLLDSTERLADFPYSGRMFAEWQDPDVREIIVYNYRVMYRVSPGLVTVFRVVHARMS; translated from the coding sequence GTGGCTCACCGGGTGATCTGGGCTGCCTCGGCGCAGACCAATCTCGAGTCCATCACCAGGTACATCGCGGAAGATTCCCCCAGGCGTGCGGAGATCGTCGCCAGCAAGCTGCTCGACTCCACCGAGCGGCTGGCCGACTTCCCTTACTCGGGACGGATGTTCGCGGAATGGCAGGATCCCGACGTCCGCGAGATCATCGTCTACAACTACCGCGTGATGTATCGCGTGTCACCCGGTCTGGTTACGGTCTTTCGCGTGGTGCATGCGCGAATGAGCTGA